Proteins encoded within one genomic window of Actinoplanes octamycinicus:
- a CDS encoding effector-associated constant component EACC1 translates to MRVLLVVQTDPESDESEADRVVRRLRSELDDLDVDAVRPMPDGAVPAGAKGADPVTVGALLVALSASGGVFTTLVGTLGAWLDRQSGRHRITVTVGGDSIELERATAAEQKALIDAFVRRHSGERAD, encoded by the coding sequence ATGCGGGTTCTGCTGGTCGTCCAGACCGATCCCGAGAGCGACGAGTCCGAGGCGGACCGGGTCGTCCGGCGCCTGCGGTCCGAGCTGGACGATCTCGACGTCGACGCGGTCCGCCCGATGCCGGACGGCGCGGTGCCGGCCGGGGCCAAGGGCGCCGACCCGGTCACCGTCGGGGCGTTGCTGGTCGCGCTGAGCGCCTCCGGCGGGGTGTTCACCACGCTGGTCGGGACGCTCGGGGCGTGGCTGGACCGGCAGTCCGGCCGGCACCGGATCACGGTGACCGTCGGTGGTGACTCGATCGAGCTGGAACGGGCCACCGCCGCCGAGCAGAAAGCGCTGATCGACGCGTTCGTGCGACGGCATTCGGGTGAGCGGGCGGACTGA
- a CDS encoding TFIIB-type zinc ribbon-containing protein — protein MGTRFHDPTADHSLYALAHQPIDVVCPRCAAHAQVVAAPSGHDRRLVCPACSHTRTWSSRTDSSRWSGLVDPFFRRPLWLTTTVRGHGLWAYNRAHLDLLTEFVAASLRERGPGGGCSMSLIEKLPPWMKSARNRPDLLAALTRLRARLDADPSRSR, from the coding sequence ATGGGCACCCGTTTCCACGATCCGACGGCGGACCATTCGCTGTACGCCCTCGCGCACCAGCCGATCGACGTGGTCTGCCCGCGCTGCGCCGCGCACGCCCAGGTGGTCGCCGCCCCGTCCGGCCACGACCGGCGCCTGGTCTGCCCGGCCTGCAGCCACACCCGCACCTGGTCGTCGCGCACCGATTCGTCCCGCTGGAGCGGGCTCGTCGACCCGTTCTTCCGCCGGCCGTTGTGGCTCACCACCACCGTCCGCGGCCACGGCCTGTGGGCCTACAACCGCGCCCACCTGGACCTGCTGACCGAGTTCGTCGCCGCCTCCCTGCGCGAGCGCGGCCCTGGCGGCGGCTGCTCGATGTCCCTGATCGAGAAACTCCCGCCGTGGATGAAGTCGGCCCGCAACCGCCCCGACCTGCTGGCCGCCCTGACCCGGCTGCGCGCCCGCCTCGACGCTGATCCCTCCCGGTCACGGTGA
- a CDS encoding NAD-dependent epimerase/dehydratase family protein produces MTAVSIEGARALVTGGAGTIGSHVVDELVRGGAAEIVVLDNFVRGRRENLAWALENGPVTLVEGDIRDVELVRSVTAGKDLVFHLAAIRITQCAEEPRLANEVLVDGTFNVIEAAAEAGVKKVIASSSASVYGLAEEFPTTERHHPYNNDTFYGAAKAFNEATLRSFKAMKDLDYVALRYFNVYGPRMDIYGLYTEVLIRWMERIESGTPPLILGDGLQTMDFVHVADIARANILAAQADVTDEVFNIASGEETSLKELAAALSTVMKSDLVPEHGPARAVNGVTRRLAETEHTARTIGFRAEIGLNEGLEQLVDWWRSSK; encoded by the coding sequence GTGACGGCAGTATCGATCGAGGGCGCGCGCGCCCTGGTCACCGGCGGGGCGGGCACGATCGGTTCGCACGTGGTCGACGAACTCGTCCGGGGCGGGGCCGCGGAGATCGTGGTCCTGGACAACTTCGTCCGCGGCCGGCGGGAGAACCTGGCCTGGGCGCTGGAGAACGGGCCGGTCACGCTGGTCGAGGGCGACATCCGCGACGTGGAGCTGGTGCGGTCGGTGACCGCCGGCAAGGACCTGGTGTTCCACCTGGCCGCGATCCGGATCACGCAGTGCGCCGAGGAGCCGCGGCTGGCCAACGAGGTGCTGGTGGACGGCACGTTCAACGTGATCGAGGCGGCGGCCGAGGCCGGCGTCAAGAAGGTCATCGCGTCCTCGTCGGCGTCGGTCTACGGGCTGGCCGAGGAGTTCCCGACCACCGAGCGGCACCACCCGTACAACAACGACACGTTCTACGGCGCGGCCAAGGCGTTCAACGAGGCCACCCTGCGCAGCTTCAAGGCCATGAAGGACCTGGACTACGTGGCGCTGCGCTACTTCAACGTCTACGGCCCGCGGATGGACATCTACGGCCTCTACACCGAGGTGCTGATCCGCTGGATGGAGCGGATCGAGTCGGGCACTCCCCCGCTGATCCTCGGCGACGGCCTGCAGACGATGGACTTCGTGCACGTGGCCGACATCGCCCGTGCCAACATCCTGGCCGCGCAGGCGGACGTCACCGACGAGGTGTTCAACATCGCCTCCGGCGAGGAGACCAGCCTCAAGGAGCTGGCCGCCGCGCTGTCCACGGTGATGAAGTCGGACCTGGTGCCGGAGCACGGCCCGGCGCGCGCGGTCAACGGCGTCACCCGCCGGCTCGCCGAGACCGAGCACACCGCCCGGACCATCGGCTTCCGCGCCGAGATCGGCCTCAACGAGGGTCTGGAGCAGCTCGTCGACTGGTGGCGGTCGTCCAAGTGA
- a CDS encoding class I SAM-dependent methyltransferase: MTETARPYIPAMGRHWMLFLYDPFARVAGVSRVHGQLLDRAGVQPGHTVLEIGCGPGDLLIQLGRRVPGATLTGIDPDPAALRKARRKAARRGLAMRFELGYAEQLPLPDDSVDRVLSSYMLHHLDPETQVAAMREVLRVLRPGGELHLVDADGTPHAGGRNHRHPRLAGHTPARIGDAMRAAGLREVTENGHGERPVIGRYAFFRAVA, translated from the coding sequence ATGACCGAAACCGCCCGGCCGTACATCCCGGCGATGGGCCGCCACTGGATGCTGTTCCTCTACGACCCGTTCGCCCGCGTGGCAGGCGTCTCCCGGGTGCACGGGCAGCTGCTGGACCGGGCCGGCGTGCAGCCCGGCCACACCGTGCTGGAGATCGGCTGCGGGCCCGGCGACCTGCTGATCCAGCTCGGCCGCCGGGTGCCCGGCGCCACGCTGACCGGCATCGACCCGGATCCGGCCGCGCTGCGCAAGGCCCGCCGCAAGGCCGCGCGCCGCGGCCTGGCGATGAGATTCGAGCTCGGGTACGCCGAGCAGCTGCCCCTGCCGGATGACAGTGTGGACCGGGTGCTGTCCTCGTACATGCTGCACCACCTGGACCCGGAGACGCAGGTCGCGGCCATGCGGGAGGTGCTGCGGGTGCTACGGCCGGGTGGCGAGCTGCATCTGGTGGACGCGGACGGGACGCCGCACGCCGGCGGACGCAACCACCGGCATCCCCGGCTGGCCGGGCACACCCCCGCCCGCATCGGGGACGCGATGCGGGCGGCGGGTCTGCGGGAGGTGACCGAGAACGGTCACGGGGAGCGGCCGGTCATCGGGCGCTACGCGTTCTTCCGGGCCGTCGCCTGA
- a CDS encoding DUF6461 domain-containing protein translates to MDLGRCDVREEELGLDHCLTFVRGLTAGEVASRLGAAETGRVRGLEQLPAGSPWLAVADLPGGAVIVEAIRGRLTFAEAYGPVSRGTSVAVVYESEHNDPAFLWVSDGEVRVSFDPGSAGWRTGREPDALLADMVELGFDLSGNGEFDPDAEFDEDAEVRALALAERVTGLRLHAGMLRELTYLVLQPR, encoded by the coding sequence ATGGATCTTGGGCGCTGCGACGTGCGCGAGGAAGAACTGGGGCTCGACCACTGCCTGACCTTCGTGCGCGGGCTGACCGCCGGCGAGGTCGCTTCGCGGCTCGGCGCCGCCGAGACCGGTCGGGTGCGAGGGCTGGAGCAGTTGCCCGCCGGTTCCCCGTGGCTCGCGGTCGCCGACCTGCCGGGCGGCGCGGTGATCGTCGAGGCGATCCGCGGCCGGCTGACCTTCGCCGAGGCGTACGGTCCGGTGTCCCGGGGCACGAGTGTGGCGGTGGTCTACGAGTCGGAGCACAACGATCCGGCGTTCCTCTGGGTGTCGGACGGCGAGGTCCGGGTGTCGTTCGACCCGGGGTCGGCCGGGTGGCGGACGGGCCGCGAGCCGGACGCACTGCTGGCGGACATGGTTGAGCTGGGCTTCGACTTGAGCGGCAACGGTGAGTTCGACCCGGACGCGGAGTTCGACGAGGACGCGGAGGTGCGCGCGCTGGCCCTCGCCGAGCGGGTCACCGGGCTGCGCCTGCACGCCGGGATGCTGCGCGAACTGACCTATCTGGTCCTCCAGCCGCGGTGA
- a CDS encoding DUF6086 family protein, with protein sequence MGMYFYVGTAPTTPEEYRSLSRGPEIWDRSWNTSFMFCAQIAALAEMLKLPSGVHDTGMDEVYIDPPVLRAFLAATFDYLSRSGSLPLRRMLIGVVQTALFLDARATGTPFPIPPGFDDIEQDLDDIS encoded by the coding sequence ATGGGCATGTATTTCTACGTGGGCACCGCGCCCACGACGCCGGAGGAGTATCGATCTCTGTCGCGTGGCCCGGAGATCTGGGATCGCAGCTGGAACACCAGCTTCATGTTCTGCGCCCAGATCGCCGCCCTGGCGGAGATGCTCAAGCTCCCGAGCGGCGTCCACGACACCGGCATGGACGAGGTCTACATCGACCCGCCGGTGCTGCGCGCCTTCCTGGCCGCCACCTTCGACTACCTGTCCCGCAGCGGTTCCCTCCCGCTGCGCCGCATGCTCATCGGCGTCGTGCAGACCGCCCTGTTCCTGGACGCCCGAGCCACCGGCACCCCGTTCCCGATCCCGCCGGGCTTCGACGACATCGAACAGGACCTCGACGACATCTCCTGA
- a CDS encoding 4-hydroxybenzoate 3-monooxygenase: MPDETTVAIIGAGPAGLTLANLLQRSGVDCVVLEARDRAYVENRQRAGIIDHHAGRIFEEYGLADRIVGDGPVETLMEIRTDGVPRFLDTPALAGGRPSRLVPQQMLVRRLIAAFLDGGGDLRFDAADVAVHDLTGPRPRVTYRGGEVHAAYLAGCDGFHGVSRRSIPAEALRTYSFDHGIGWFSVLADAPPPRYPLMGVSRHGFAAQFARGPYASRFYLQYQPGEDPRQWTDEHTWAQLRLRLGDPDLVAGPITGREVVDMRSFVAEPMDHGRLFLVGDAAHIITPMGAKGMNLALTDASVLARALTAAVHQGDETGLREYSAVCLRRTWDYQEFSRWYAEMVHEAGDESQPFRRRLALARLDRLFTSPAAATAFADLMAGTDPGQPDGRAD; encoded by the coding sequence ATGCCTGACGAGACCACCGTCGCGATCATCGGGGCCGGGCCGGCCGGCCTGACCCTGGCCAATCTGTTGCAGCGTTCCGGCGTCGACTGCGTCGTCCTGGAGGCGCGGGACCGCGCCTACGTCGAGAACCGGCAGCGGGCCGGCATCATCGACCACCACGCCGGGCGGATCTTCGAGGAGTACGGGCTGGCCGACCGGATCGTCGGCGACGGCCCGGTGGAGACCCTGATGGAGATCCGGACCGACGGCGTCCCGCGGTTCCTGGACACTCCGGCGCTGGCCGGCGGCCGGCCCAGCCGGCTCGTCCCGCAGCAGATGCTGGTCCGCCGGCTGATCGCCGCCTTCCTGGACGGCGGCGGTGACCTGCGCTTCGACGCGGCCGACGTGGCCGTGCACGACCTCACCGGGCCGCGCCCGCGGGTCACCTACCGGGGCGGCGAGGTGCACGCCGCCTATCTCGCGGGGTGCGACGGCTTCCACGGGGTGAGCCGGCGCAGCATCCCGGCCGAGGCGCTGCGGACCTACAGCTTCGACCACGGCATCGGCTGGTTCTCGGTGCTGGCCGACGCCCCGCCGCCACGGTATCCACTGATGGGCGTCAGCCGGCACGGGTTCGCCGCCCAGTTCGCGCGCGGGCCGTACGCCAGCCGCTTCTACCTGCAGTACCAGCCGGGCGAGGACCCGCGGCAGTGGACCGACGAGCACACCTGGGCGCAGCTGCGGCTCCGGCTCGGCGACCCGGACCTGGTTGCCGGGCCGATCACCGGCCGGGAGGTGGTCGACATGCGCAGCTTCGTCGCTGAGCCGATGGACCACGGCCGGCTGTTCCTGGTCGGCGACGCCGCGCACATCATCACGCCGATGGGCGCCAAGGGGATGAACCTGGCGCTCACCGACGCGTCCGTGCTGGCCCGCGCGCTGACCGCGGCCGTGCACCAGGGCGACGAGACCGGCCTGCGCGAGTACTCCGCGGTCTGCCTGCGCCGCACCTGGGACTACCAGGAGTTCTCCCGGTGGTACGCGGAGATGGTGCACGAGGCCGGCGACGAGTCCCAGCCGTTCCGCCGGAGGCTGGCGCTGGCCCGGCTGGACCGGCTGTTCACCAGCCCGGCCGCGGCCACCGCTTTCGCCGACCTGATGGCCGGCACCGACCCCGGGCAGCCGGACGGTCGCGCCGACTGA
- a CDS encoding Gfo/Idh/MocA family protein: MNASEPIGIAVIGAGYWGPNLVRNFQASPQFRLHWLCDLDVERAHRVLGGYSTVQVTADLEEVLADPQVQAVAIATPAGTHLKVALAALRAGKHVLVEKPLAATYEEGRQLVEEADERGLTLMCDHTYCYTPAVLRIRELLHAGELGELHFLDSVRINLGLVQRDIDVLWDLAPHDLSILDFVLPAGLTPVAVAAHGADGIGAGRACVAYLTLQLSNGAIAHIHVNWLSPVKIRTAIFGGSKRTLVWDDLNPSQRLAIYDRGVDVASPDELGDEQRRDILISYRSGDMVAPALTEREALRTMVEEYARAITTKTPALTDGRSGLRVLELLQAASRSLAEGGTMIKLNEGRMA, from the coding sequence TTGAACGCGTCCGAGCCGATCGGCATCGCCGTCATCGGGGCCGGGTACTGGGGCCCCAACCTCGTCCGCAACTTCCAGGCCAGCCCGCAGTTCCGGCTGCACTGGCTCTGTGACCTCGACGTCGAGCGGGCCCACCGGGTCCTCGGTGGATACTCCACCGTCCAGGTCACCGCCGACCTCGAGGAGGTCCTGGCCGACCCACAGGTGCAGGCGGTGGCGATCGCCACCCCGGCCGGCACCCACCTGAAGGTGGCGCTGGCCGCGCTGCGCGCCGGCAAGCACGTGCTGGTCGAGAAACCGCTCGCGGCCACCTACGAGGAGGGCCGGCAGCTGGTCGAGGAGGCCGACGAGCGCGGCCTGACCCTGATGTGCGACCACACCTACTGCTACACCCCCGCGGTGCTGCGCATCCGTGAGCTGCTGCACGCCGGCGAGCTGGGTGAGCTGCACTTCCTCGACTCGGTCCGGATCAACCTGGGCCTGGTCCAGCGGGACATCGACGTGCTGTGGGACCTGGCCCCGCACGACCTGTCGATCCTGGACTTCGTGCTGCCGGCGGGGCTCACCCCGGTGGCGGTCGCGGCGCACGGCGCGGACGGGATCGGCGCCGGCCGGGCCTGCGTGGCCTATCTCACGCTGCAGCTGAGCAACGGCGCGATCGCGCACATCCACGTCAACTGGCTGTCCCCGGTGAAGATCCGCACCGCGATCTTCGGCGGTTCCAAGCGGACCCTGGTCTGGGACGACCTGAACCCCAGCCAGCGGCTGGCCATCTACGACCGGGGCGTCGACGTGGCGTCGCCGGACGAGCTCGGCGACGAGCAGCGCCGGGACATCCTGATCTCGTACCGGTCCGGCGACATGGTGGCGCCGGCGCTGACCGAGCGGGAGGCGCTGCGCACCATGGTCGAGGAATACGCCCGGGCGATCACCACGAAGACGCCCGCGCTCACCGACGGCCGCTCCGGGCTGCGGGTGCTGGAGCTGCTCCAGGCGGCGTCCCGTAGCCTCGCCGAGGGCGGCACGATGATCAAGCTCAACGAAGGGCGCATGGCGTGA
- a CDS encoding DUF1269 domain-containing protein has translation MAIDTFLVYVGVYPTVEAALSDYDAVKSLHRDAGLIDAYDAAVLERRDDGKTKIVKKHETPTRAGGVLGGSVGLATGLVVALFPIAGLGGGLLAASTGGGALIGALAGHAAGGMSRHDLKELGEYLDAGQAGLVVVAVADMGAKVEQVMVQAEKITTRDLKADPEEIEQDARLATA, from the coding sequence TCTGGTCTATGTGGGTGTGTACCCGACGGTGGAGGCCGCGCTCAGCGACTACGACGCGGTCAAGTCGCTGCATCGGGACGCGGGGCTGATCGACGCCTACGACGCCGCGGTGCTGGAGCGCCGGGACGACGGCAAGACGAAGATCGTCAAGAAGCACGAGACGCCGACCCGGGCCGGTGGCGTGCTGGGCGGCAGCGTCGGCCTGGCCACCGGCCTGGTCGTGGCGCTGTTCCCGATCGCCGGGCTGGGCGGCGGGCTGCTCGCCGCGAGCACCGGCGGCGGGGCGCTGATCGGCGCCCTGGCCGGGCACGCGGCCGGCGGGATGAGCCGGCACGACCTCAAGGAACTCGGCGAATACCTGGACGCCGGGCAGGCCGGGCTGGTCGTGGTGGCGGTCGCCGACATGGGCGCCAAGGTGGAACAGGTGATGGTGCAGGCCGAGAAGATCACCACCCGGGACCTCAAGGCCGACCCGGAGGAGATCGAGCAGGACGCCCGGCTCGCGACCGCGTGA
- a CDS encoding acyltransferase codes for MTDVTVAPTADLDPRAEIGDGTRIWHLAQIREDARLGRNCTIGRGAYVGPGVVIGDNVKLQNHALVYEPARLGDGVFVGPAAVLTNDEYPRAVTPDGRLKTGDDWTAVGVTIGEGAAIGARAVCVAPVTVGRWALVAAGAVVTTDVPDFALVVGVPARRIGWVGRAGRPLTAKDGGVWVCPETGAEYHEAEGVLTEA; via the coding sequence ATGACCGACGTCACCGTCGCGCCCACCGCCGACCTCGACCCGCGCGCCGAGATCGGCGACGGCACCCGGATCTGGCACCTGGCCCAGATCCGCGAGGACGCCCGGCTCGGCCGCAACTGCACCATCGGCCGTGGCGCCTACGTCGGGCCCGGCGTGGTCATCGGCGACAACGTCAAGCTGCAGAACCATGCCCTGGTCTACGAGCCGGCCCGGCTCGGCGACGGCGTCTTCGTCGGACCGGCCGCGGTGCTCACCAACGACGAGTACCCGCGTGCGGTCACCCCGGACGGCCGGCTCAAGACCGGTGACGACTGGACCGCGGTCGGCGTGACGATCGGTGAGGGCGCGGCGATCGGGGCCCGCGCGGTCTGCGTCGCCCCGGTCACCGTGGGCCGGTGGGCGCTGGTCGCGGCCGGCGCCGTGGTGACCACGGACGTACCGGATTTCGCCCTGGTCGTCGGCGTGCCGGCGCGCCGGATCGGCTGGGTCGGGCGGGCCGGCCGGCCACTGACCGCGAAGGACGGCGGGGTCTGGGTGTGTCCGGAGACCGGCGCCGAGTACCACGAGGCCGAGGGCGTGCTGACCGAGGCGTGA
- a CDS encoding DegT/DnrJ/EryC1/StrS family aminotransferase gives MAVVQVIPVMIPMLGEEEAQAAADAVRSGWVAQGPRVAQFEKEFAATVGAGHGVAVSSCTTALHLALVLHGVQPGDEVIVPSLSFIATANAVRYVGATPVFADVDLATGNLTVETIDAVRTPRTTAIIAVHQGGVPFDTVGLRKAAEGWGLALVEDAACAAGSTAYGTPAGTGAAVAAWSFHPRKVLTTGEGGMVTVDDAEAAVRLRRLREHGMNVSAADRHKSSQPVLEAYLETAYNYRMTDIQAAVGLVQLGRLAGLVAQRRELAARYHELLAGIDGVVPVRDPAYGTTNYQSFWVLLTPDYRTSRDELLAELAKRGVSARRGIMAAHLEPAYADVTPAPLPVTERITRDSLILPLHHKITEADQNHIVGVLRDLA, from the coding sequence GTGGCGGTCGTCCAAGTGATCCCGGTGATGATCCCCATGCTCGGGGAGGAGGAGGCCCAGGCGGCAGCGGACGCGGTCCGTTCCGGCTGGGTCGCCCAGGGCCCGCGGGTCGCGCAGTTCGAGAAGGAGTTCGCGGCCACGGTCGGTGCCGGGCACGGCGTCGCGGTCAGCTCCTGCACGACCGCGCTGCACCTGGCCCTGGTGCTGCACGGCGTGCAGCCGGGTGACGAGGTGATCGTCCCGTCGCTGTCGTTCATCGCGACCGCCAACGCGGTCCGCTATGTCGGCGCGACGCCGGTCTTCGCCGACGTCGACCTGGCCACCGGCAACCTGACGGTGGAGACGATCGACGCGGTCCGCACGCCGCGGACGACAGCGATCATCGCGGTGCACCAGGGCGGCGTGCCGTTCGACACGGTCGGGCTCCGCAAGGCCGCCGAGGGCTGGGGACTGGCGCTCGTCGAGGACGCCGCTTGCGCGGCCGGATCAACCGCTTACGGTACGCCCGCCGGCACCGGCGCGGCGGTCGCTGCCTGGTCGTTCCACCCGCGCAAGGTGCTCACCACCGGCGAGGGCGGCATGGTCACCGTCGACGACGCCGAGGCGGCCGTGCGGCTGCGGCGGCTGCGCGAGCACGGCATGAACGTGTCCGCGGCGGACCGGCACAAGAGCTCGCAGCCGGTGCTCGAGGCGTACTTGGAGACGGCTTACAACTACCGGATGACCGACATCCAGGCGGCGGTCGGCCTGGTCCAGCTCGGCCGGCTGGCCGGGCTGGTGGCGCAGCGCCGGGAGCTGGCGGCCCGGTACCACGAGCTGCTCGCCGGCATCGACGGTGTGGTCCCGGTCCGCGACCCGGCCTACGGCACGACGAACTACCAGTCGTTCTGGGTGCTGCTCACGCCGGACTACCGCACCAGCCGGGACGAGCTGCTCGCCGAGCTGGCGAAGCGCGGCGTCTCGGCGCGGCGCGGCATCATGGCGGCGCACCTGGAGCCGGCCTACGCGGATGTCACTCCGGCGCCGCTGCCGGTCACCGAACGGATCACCCGGGATTCGCTGATCCTGCCGCTGCATCACAAAATCACCGAAGCGGATCAGAATCACATCGTCGGCGTCCTGCGCGACCTCGCGTAA
- a CDS encoding AraC family transcriptional regulator, with protein MPVAVFRRAPGTPPVAVTRLPEQPLMPSALPGPQTHTHDFLVLFYAARADGTILIDDREWSVTDGDLFVIAPGQVLSFPAGEPSPAGGPEPAGEIVEDGWVIFFPADVIRTGVSASWRAHPLLFPFACGADRAQRLRIPAADRPAWLARVAALDAELRERRTGYPEAALAHLTLLLVAVARLAGELNSAEEPLLAAVFEVIERRFAEPISLADVAAELALTPGHLTTLVRRKTGRTVQQWLGERRMQQARRLLTDTDLTVAAISHRVGYPDVSYFIRRFRADHDVTPARWRQNASPATPLNPRS; from the coding sequence GTGCCGGTCGCGGTCTTCCGGCGCGCTCCCGGGACGCCGCCGGTGGCCGTCACCCGCCTCCCGGAGCAGCCGCTGATGCCGAGCGCGCTGCCCGGCCCGCAGACCCACACGCACGACTTCCTGGTGCTCTTCTACGCCGCGCGCGCGGACGGCACGATCCTCATCGACGACCGCGAGTGGTCAGTCACGGACGGCGACCTGTTCGTCATCGCGCCGGGCCAGGTGCTGTCCTTCCCGGCCGGAGAGCCGTCACCGGCTGGAGGTCCCGAGCCGGCCGGAGAGATCGTCGAGGACGGCTGGGTGATCTTCTTCCCGGCCGACGTGATCCGGACCGGGGTGTCCGCGTCCTGGCGGGCGCACCCGCTGCTGTTCCCGTTCGCCTGCGGCGCGGACCGTGCCCAGCGGCTGCGGATCCCGGCCGCCGACCGCCCGGCCTGGCTGGCCCGCGTCGCCGCGCTCGACGCCGAGCTGCGGGAGCGCCGCACCGGCTACCCGGAGGCCGCGCTCGCCCACCTGACCTTGTTGCTGGTCGCGGTGGCCCGGCTGGCCGGCGAGCTGAACTCGGCGGAGGAGCCGTTGCTCGCCGCGGTCTTCGAGGTGATCGAGCGGCGGTTCGCCGAGCCGATCTCGCTGGCCGACGTGGCGGCCGAGCTGGCGCTGACCCCGGGGCACCTGACCACGCTGGTGCGCCGCAAGACCGGCCGCACCGTGCAGCAGTGGCTCGGGGAGCGGCGCATGCAGCAGGCCCGCCGGCTGCTGACCGACACTGATCTGACCGTCGCGGCGATCAGCCACCGGGTCGGCTACCCGGACGTCAGCTACTTCATCAGGCGGTTCCGCGCCGATCACGACGTCACGCCGGCGCGGTGGCGTCAGAACGCCTCGCCGGCCACCCCGCTGAACCCGCGCAGCTGA
- a CDS encoding RNA polymerase sigma factor has protein sequence MVTLASTEAPGEDGDHPASRTASKGTTGDREGSFALFFREAYPRLVGRAVLRGLSRDDAADAAQEAFVGVYKQWAMLHPQPPDARFRYAARALENAVTNVRRSRGRDTDLSKELCPFVRFTEDDCAGTDALDLVRRLPERQRTVVLLLDEGWTANEIATRLRIGATSVRTHLQHARKTLREKLRKEGDRG, from the coding sequence ATGGTGACGCTCGCGAGCACCGAGGCGCCGGGCGAGGACGGCGACCATCCAGCCAGCCGGACCGCCTCGAAAGGGACCACCGGTGACCGGGAGGGCAGCTTCGCGCTGTTCTTCCGGGAGGCCTATCCGCGGCTGGTCGGCCGGGCGGTCCTGCGCGGCCTGAGCCGGGACGACGCGGCCGACGCGGCGCAGGAGGCGTTCGTCGGCGTCTACAAGCAGTGGGCGATGTTGCATCCGCAGCCGCCCGACGCCCGGTTCCGCTATGCCGCGCGGGCCCTGGAGAACGCGGTCACCAACGTGCGCCGGTCCCGCGGCCGGGACACCGATCTGTCCAAGGAGCTGTGCCCGTTCGTGCGGTTCACCGAGGACGACTGCGCCGGCACCGACGCGCTGGATCTGGTGCGCCGGCTGCCGGAGCGGCAGCGCACCGTGGTCCTGCTGCTCGACGAGGGCTGGACGGCGAACGAGATCGCCACCCGGTTGCGGATCGGCGCCACCTCGGTGCGCACGCATCTGCAGCACGCCCGGAAGACGTTGCGAGAGAAACTCCGGAAGGAAGGCGACCGTGGATAG
- a CDS encoding 2-phosphosulfolactate phosphatase gives MDARFAGIAEITEVPPVAVVIDVMRAFTVTAWAFDRGAEKVVLAASLDEALDLKAGHPDWVTLKDGPPAPGFDLVNSPGLLRSMDLTGRTVVQKTTNGTVGVHAAKGASLLLCASFVVAGATAAALRAHGDRRVTFVVTGGRGRAEEDLACAQYIAEVAAGTEPAPDGFLARAAGSKAAADLADGVRSGFPGMHADDVPLCLEADRFGFAMVAAAEGPLMVLRAHKR, from the coding sequence ATGGACGCTCGTTTCGCCGGCATCGCCGAGATCACCGAGGTTCCGCCGGTCGCCGTGGTGATCGACGTGATGCGCGCCTTCACGGTGACCGCCTGGGCCTTCGACCGCGGGGCGGAGAAGGTGGTGCTCGCCGCCTCGCTGGACGAGGCGCTCGACCTCAAGGCCGGCCATCCGGACTGGGTGACGCTCAAGGACGGCCCGCCGGCGCCCGGATTCGACCTGGTCAACTCGCCGGGGCTGCTGCGGTCGATGGACCTGACCGGGCGGACGGTGGTGCAGAAGACCACCAACGGGACGGTCGGCGTGCACGCGGCCAAGGGGGCGTCGCTGCTGCTGTGCGCGAGTTTCGTGGTGGCCGGGGCGACCGCGGCGGCGCTGCGGGCGCACGGCGACCGGCGGGTGACCTTCGTGGTGACCGGCGGGCGGGGGCGGGCCGAGGAGGATCTGGCCTGCGCGCAGTACATCGCCGAGGTGGCGGCCGGCACCGAGCCGGCACCGGACGGGTTCCTGGCGCGGGCCGCGGGGTCCAAGGCGGCCGCCGATCTGGCGGACGGGGTGCGGAGCGGCTTCCCCGGGATGCATGCCGACGACGTGCCGCTCTGCCTGGAGGCCGACCGGTTCGGGTTCGCCATGGTGGCGGCGGCGGAGGGCCCGCTGATGGTGCTGCGCGCGCACAAGCGCTGA